The nucleotide sequence TTCTGATCATCCAACTCGCCCCTTTGGATATTTTGAGGTGCTTCCCCTAGTAATATTGAAAGGGAGTTCTCTAACAATCTAATCTCATTATTAATATCAATTAATATCGCTTTTGCAGTGTAGAGCTGAGCTTCTGTTTGTTTTACTCCAACTTCTGTAACATTTCCAGCTTCTTTAAGAGCCTGAGTAGTTTCTAGACCTTTTTGTCTATTCTCTATAGTAGTTTCAGTAATTCTCCTTTGCTCGTCTAAAGCTAATAACTGATAATAATTGGTAGCAATATTGGAGATCAATCTAGTTTTTACCGCCTGGTGAGCAGCAACACTTTGCAAATAGGAAGCTTCAAAAGCTCTTTTATTACTTCTTATCTTTCCCCAGATATCAGCTTCCCAAGAAAGATTTCCCAAGATCTCATATTGATCATTCGTTCCATTTAAAAAAGAACCCAGCTGGCTGTTGTTAGATAATTCCTGATGTGTTACCTGCCCTGTAACACTAAGAGTTGGAAGATAGCCGGCTTTACCCTGCTTTACGTATGCCTCTGCAGCTAATATTTGCTGAATAGCTATACGTACATCCAAATTGTTTTGAAGCCCTTTTTCTATATACGTTTCTAATACGGGGTCTGTAAACATTTCTTTCCAGGAGACTTCTGCCATATTAATACTATCTTGAGGAAGCTCGTCTGTTCTATATAGATCTTTTGGAGGCGCTACATCTTGAGGACGTTTATATTCTTTTGCAACAAAACAAGATTGCAAGCTTAGGGCAACCATCCCAAGAAGTAAGAATTTAGATTTAAATAAGATTTTCATTGTAAATAATTTCTTGTTCAGATTATTAATTCTCTATCGTTTCTGGCTCTGGTTTCTTTCCAACTTTCTCCTGTAACCATTGGAAAAGCATAAATAATATTGGTATTACAAACACACCTGTAAGTGTACCTATCAATAATCCACCAACGGCACCAGTACCAATAGAACGGTTACCTGCAGCTCCAACTCCAGAAGCTAACACCAATGGCATTAATCCCAAGATAAAGGCGAAAGAAGTCATTAAAATAGGTCTTAGACGTGATTTTGCTCCGTCTATGGCAGCATCTACTATAGATTCACCATTCTTCCTACGCTGTATTGCAAACTCTACAATAAGAATAGCATTCTTGGCAAGTAGCCCAATTAGCATAATCAATGCGATCTGGAAATAGATGTTGTTTTCTAATCCCGCAAATTTTGTAGTAATATAAGCTCCAAAAACTCCCAATGGTAAAGAGAACAATACCGAAAGTGGTAACAAATAGCTCTCATATTGTGCAGCAAGTAAAAAGTAAACAAATACTATAGAGAGAATAAAAATAGTAGTGGTTTGGTTACCAGCATTAACCTCTTCTCTTGTTAGACCAGAATAGGCAGTACTATAATTACTAGGCAATGTTGCCGCTACTTCTTCTATAGCTGTAATTGCATCTCCAGAACTAAACCCAGGGTTAACTGCTCCGGTTAGGGTAGTAGAGTTAAAAAGGTTAAATCTAGTTACAGATTGAGGTCCGTACACACGTTTTAGTGTCATAAATTCTGTAATAGGAGCCATTTCACCACTTTCTGTTCTTACAAAAAGTTTGTCTAGATCTTCTTTTTTAGTTCTGTCTTCCGGAAGTGCCTGTACATAAACACGATATTGTTTTCCAAATCTGGAGAAATCTGAGGCATATACCCCTCCAATATAACCTTGTAAGGTAGAGAAGATACTACTAATTGGCACCCCAAATTTTTTGGCAACTGGTACATTTAGTTCAATCTCATATTGCGGATAACGTGTGTTGAAGGAAGACTGAGCATATTGTATTTCTGGTCTTGCCGTTAATTTTTGTATGAATTCCTGATTCACCTTATCAAGGTCTTCAAAACTAGAACCAGATTTGTCTAACAAGTTTACAGTAAATCCTGACGAGTTCCCGAAACCTGGAATACTAGGAGGTGAGAAGAAAATAACGTTTGCTTCTGGTATGGTAGCCGCTATTCCGAATAATTTACCGGTAACTGCTTTAATAGACTGGCTATCTTCTTTACGCTCATCCCAGTCATTCAATCTAATAAAACCAAGTCCGTAGTTACTACCAGCTCCACTAATTAAACTTCTACCATTAATCACTGAGGCTCCTTTAACTTCTGGGAGTTGTGATATTTTCTCATAGAGTTTTTGATTCACTTCATTGGTTCTATCCATAGAAGCACCAGCGGGAAGTTCTACGTTCATAAAGATAATTCCTCGATCTTCATCTGGAACAAATCCGGTAGGAGTGTTTGTAGCAGACCACCATATTCCTACAACAGCAAGAATAAGTATCACTGCAGTAATCCATTTGTTCTTATATAAAAAGCTTAATGATTGTCCATATCTGTGAATGGTAGCATTAAATCCTCGGTTAAAAGCAGTGTAAAAACGTTGAAGGAAGTTCTTTTTCTCACTTCCCTTCTGTTTTTTATCGTGAGGTTTAAGTAATAATGCACATAGTGCCGGACTCAAGGTTAAGGCATTCACAGCAGAAATTATGATGGCTATAATTAAGGTTACACCAAATTGTTCATAGAAAACACCGGTTGGCCCTTGTATAAAGGTTACCGGAATAAATACTGCAGCCATTACCAATGTAATAGATATAATAGCACCGGAGATCTCATGCATGGCACCTACTGTAGCTTTTTTTACATCATTGGCGCCTTCATCTATTTTTGCATGTACTGCTTCTACCACAACAATGGCATCATCTACTACAATACCAATAGCCAGTACAAGTGCAAATAGCGTTAATAAGTTAATAGAATATCCAAAGAGGTTCAAAAAGAAGAACGTACCAATAATAGATACAGGAACCGCGATTGCCGGAATTAATGTAGATCTAAAATCTTGAAGGAAAATAAATACTACAAGGAATACCAATAAGAATGCTTCAAAAAGCGTACTAACCACTTTCTCTATAGAGGCATTTAAGAAGTTGTTGGTATCATAAGGAATAAAGATCTCGATACCCGGTGGTAATTCTTTCTCTAATTCTGCTAATTGTTCTTTAATGGTAATAATGATCTCTTGTGCATTAGAACCTTTGGTTTGAAAGATTCCCATATTTACAGCAGGATAGCCATTAGTAGAAGAACCCCCGTCGTAAGATTGTGCATCTAGCTCAATATCAGCTACATCTTTCAGTCTAAGAAACTGTCCATCTCCTAAAGCTTTAATAACAATATTGCTGTATTGATCTTCGGTTTTAAATCTCCCGCTATATTTAATTACATAAGAGAAAGCCTCTCCGTTGTTTTCCCCTAAAGATCCTGCAGCAGCTTCCAAACTTTGTTCTCTTAAAGCAGCTGTAACATCAGAAGGCATTAGGTTGTAAGCCTTTAATTTATCTGGCTGTAACCATATTCTCATGGCATAATCTTTTCCACCAAACACATTTACATCTCCAACCCCATTTACCCTTTGTATTTCCGGAATAACATTAATTTTCAGATAATTCTGAATAAAAGTATCATCGTAATCTGGATTGGTACTATAAAATGAAAGGAACATTAAAGCACTGGTTTGTTGCTTCTGAGTAGTTACACCATTCTGTTTTACCTCTGCCGGTAATAATGGATTTGCTCTAGCCACACGATTCTGGACGTTCACCGCAGCAATGTCTGGATCTACATCCTGATCAAAATAGACAGTTATAGAGGCAGTACCATTATTAGTAGCTGTTGAGGTAATATAGGTCATTCCCTCCACCCCGTTAATTTGCTCCTCTATAGGTACAATAACGCTTTCTAGGATAGTCTCTGCACTGGCACCCGGGTAAGCAGTACTTACCGAAATGGTTGGGGGTGCAATATCAGGGTACTGGGTAATAGGTAGGGTAGTTAACCCAAGTACTCCTAATATTACAATAATAATAGAAACAACCGTTGAGAGTACCGGACGTTCAATAAATTTCTTGATCATAATTAATTCTTTCTTCTCCGGTTAATTAAATACTTTTTCCATAGGCTTGGTAATAGAATCAAAAGAAACCGGTTGCGGGCTAATTCTAGAACCGCTTCTTAGTTTATCTGCTCCTTTGGCTACAACACTATCGCCCTTTTCTAATCCAGATTCTATGATATATAGATTGTCTACTTCACCTTTCACCTTAACGCTAGAGGAAACTACAGAATCATTGTTCTGTAATTTGAAGACCATCACACTACCTTGTTGTTCGTAAGTTGATTCTTGAGCGATCACTACCACATTTTCATATGTTTTTGGAATCTCTATTTTAGCACTATTCCCATTGGTTAATAATCTTGAAGGATTATCAAATACTGCTCTAAAAGAAATAGATCCTGTATTTGAGTTAATTACAGAGTTTATTGTTTGGATCTTTCCTTCCTGATTATACAAACTTCCATTGGCAAGTCTTAATCTTACAGCCGGAATGTTCGCTATTTTATCATCTATAGTTTCGCCGTCTGTTTGTTGAATAAAATCTAAATAATCTTTTTCATTCATAGAGAAATAGGCATAAACCTTACTTATATCTGTTACGGTGGTTAAGGGTTCTTGATCTGAAGCACTAATTAATGCACCTTCTCTTTTTCTAATAGCACCTACGTAACCATCTACAGGGCTTTTAATATTAGCATATCCTATATTTGCCAGGATCCCATTGTAACCACTTTTAGCTTGTTGTAGCTTAGCCTTAGCAGTTTCTAATTGCACTGCGCTTATAATATTTTTTTCTACTAGTGGTTTTAGTTTGTCTACTTCTACCTGGGCAGCATTTACATTTGCTTTTGCTGCATCTGCATCTTGAGATAAAGATTGCGTTTCTAGCTTGAACAAGATCTGTCCGGCTTTTACTTTTTCACCTTCATCTACCAGAACCTGAGTAATATATCCGGAGACTTTAGCCCTTACATCACTATTTACTATACCTTCTATACTAGCAGGATAGGAGGTAAAACCCGTAACCGTTTTAGTAGGAACTTCATATACAGGATATGGCATAGGTTGTTGTGCAGCCTGTGCAGATTTGTCTCCTTCGCCTTCCCCGCAAGAAATTAGAAATAAAAATCCTGAGGACGCAATTAATATTTTTATAATATTCTTCATCTTAATCTTCAAATTTGAATGGTGTATAATTGGATGTCTAGTTTTTAATTTCAGAAATGTTCTTTTTTAACTTCTTCACAGCATTTGCCATGTCTTCTAAAAATTGAATATAATTCTCATGAAACTGAAGTTCGTAGGCTTCAGTTTCATCTTCAATTAAGTTATTTGCCTCTTTTTTGTAATTAATGATATCTGAATGAATGTCATACTGCTTATTCCAGTTGTCTAACATCTCATCCATTACCTGAACCAATCTATTTGGGGTGAGATTGAAGTAACGTTTTCTGTCTCCCGGCTTAGTAAAATAGCTTACTCTACCAGAAGCCTGGAGTGTATTTAAATGAGTACAAATAGTACTCTTACTCGCGTTAAGATCTTTAACAAGGTTTTCAAAAGTTATTCCTCCCTTGCCTGTTAGTAATAACGTAGAAAATATTCTGGCTTCTAAAGGTGCCATCTTATCCTCATGCTCTATAAAAACTCCAAATCTTTCTACGAGCTTATTTTTCCTTTCTAATAGGTCTTCTTTCTCTTGCATCTTCAAAATTTGAAGTGCAAAATTAGTTTTAGTTCGGGAATTACCGAACTAAACGAAATCA is from Gillisia sp. Hel1_33_143 and encodes:
- a CDS encoding efflux transporter outer membrane subunit, producing MKILFKSKFLLLGMVALSLQSCFVAKEYKRPQDVAPPKDLYRTDELPQDSINMAEVSWKEMFTDPVLETYIEKGLQNNLDVRIAIQQILAAEAYVKQGKAGYLPTLSVTGQVTHQELSNNSQLGSFLNGTNDQYEILGNLSWEADIWGKIRSNKRAFEASYLQSVAAHQAVKTRLISNIATNYYQLLALDEQRRITETTIENRQKGLETTQALKEAGNVTEVGVKQTEAQLYTAKAILIDINNEIRLLENSLSILLGEAPQNIQRGELDDQKITTNMEVGVPMQLLKNRPDLIAAEYNLINAFELTNVARSNFYPSLRLTATGGFQSIDIDKLFDVNSLFATLVGSLTEPIFNGRKIRTQYEVAQSQKEQAALNFEKSLLTAGKEVSDALYNYKANTDKIDVKSMEFRAYSDATGYSEELLKNGYANYLEVLTARENALNSQLDLVNARFNQLKAVVDLYRALGGGWR
- a CDS encoding efflux RND transporter permease subunit, whose translation is MIKKFIERPVLSTVVSIIIVILGVLGLTTLPITQYPDIAPPTISVSTAYPGASAETILESVIVPIEEQINGVEGMTYITSTATNNGTASITVYFDQDVDPDIAAVNVQNRVARANPLLPAEVKQNGVTTQKQQTSALMFLSFYSTNPDYDDTFIQNYLKINVIPEIQRVNGVGDVNVFGGKDYAMRIWLQPDKLKAYNLMPSDVTAALREQSLEAAAGSLGENNGEAFSYVIKYSGRFKTEDQYSNIVIKALGDGQFLRLKDVADIELDAQSYDGGSSTNGYPAVNMGIFQTKGSNAQEIIITIKEQLAELEKELPPGIEIFIPYDTNNFLNASIEKVVSTLFEAFLLVFLVVFIFLQDFRSTLIPAIAVPVSIIGTFFFLNLFGYSINLLTLFALVLAIGIVVDDAIVVVEAVHAKIDEGANDVKKATVGAMHEISGAIISITLVMAAVFIPVTFIQGPTGVFYEQFGVTLIIAIIISAVNALTLSPALCALLLKPHDKKQKGSEKKNFLQRFYTAFNRGFNATIHRYGQSLSFLYKNKWITAVILILAVVGIWWSATNTPTGFVPDEDRGIIFMNVELPAGASMDRTNEVNQKLYEKISQLPEVKGASVINGRSLISGAGSNYGLGFIRLNDWDERKEDSQSIKAVTGKLFGIAATIPEANVIFFSPPSIPGFGNSSGFTVNLLDKSGSSFEDLDKVNQEFIQKLTARPEIQYAQSSFNTRYPQYEIELNVPVAKKFGVPISSIFSTLQGYIGGVYASDFSRFGKQYRVYVQALPEDRTKKEDLDKLFVRTESGEMAPITEFMTLKRVYGPQSVTRFNLFNSTTLTGAVNPGFSSGDAITAIEEVAATLPSNYSTAYSGLTREEVNAGNQTTTIFILSIVFVYFLLAAQYESYLLPLSVLFSLPLGVFGAYITTKFAGLENNIYFQIALIMLIGLLAKNAILIVEFAIQRRKNGESIVDAAIDGAKSRLRPILMTSFAFILGLMPLVLASGVGAAGNRSIGTGAVGGLLIGTLTGVFVIPILFMLFQWLQEKVGKKPEPETIEN
- a CDS encoding efflux RND transporter periplasmic adaptor subunit, with product MKNIIKILIASSGFLFLISCGEGEGDKSAQAAQQPMPYPVYEVPTKTVTGFTSYPASIEGIVNSDVRAKVSGYITQVLVDEGEKVKAGQILFKLETQSLSQDADAAKANVNAAQVEVDKLKPLVEKNIISAVQLETAKAKLQQAKSGYNGILANIGYANIKSPVDGYVGAIRKREGALISASDQEPLTTVTDISKVYAYFSMNEKDYLDFIQQTDGETIDDKIANIPAVRLRLANGSLYNQEGKIQTINSVINSNTGSISFRAVFDNPSRLLTNGNSAKIEIPKTYENVVVIAQESTYEQQGSVMVFKLQNNDSVVSSSVKVKGEVDNLYIIESGLEKGDSVVAKGADKLRSGSRISPQPVSFDSITKPMEKVFN
- a CDS encoding GbsR/MarR family transcriptional regulator, with product MQEKEDLLERKNKLVERFGVFIEHEDKMAPLEARIFSTLLLTGKGGITFENLVKDLNASKSTICTHLNTLQASGRVSYFTKPGDRKRYFNLTPNRLVQVMDEMLDNWNKQYDIHSDIINYKKEANNLIEDETEAYELQFHENYIQFLEDMANAVKKLKKNISEIKN